A DNA window from Peromyscus leucopus breed LL Stock chromosome 3, UCI_PerLeu_2.1, whole genome shotgun sequence contains the following coding sequences:
- the LOC114710343 gene encoding taste receptor type 2 member 140-like translates to MSHVLHVTLTFILSVEFIIGSLGNGFMALVNIMDLVNRRKISSVDQILTALAISRITLLWSLIASLLVSYIYTALMITAKVIRIIKIFWTVTNHFSIWLSTCLSIFYFLKITNFSNCIFLYLKWRVKKVVSVTLLVSLLILFLNILVINRCIDVWIDGHEANMSYSAISSKSAQFSRLVLLVNTMFTLIPFTVSLTMFLLLILSLWRHLKNMWHNAEGSRNVSTTAHVKALQTVVTFLLLYTVFFLSLLSLCWFVDFKQKSLIVLFLQAMGIGFPSVHSCVLILENKKLSQSLLSMLRWMRYRLKDTKCSIP, encoded by the coding sequence ATGAGTCATGTCCTACATGTcacattaacatttattttaagtgtggAATTCATAATAGGAAGTTTAGGAAATGGATTCATGGCACTGGTGAACATCATGGACTTGGTCAATAGAAGAAAGATCTCTTCAGTGGATCAGATCCTCACTGCTCTGGCCATCTCCAGAATCACTCTGCTCTGGTCATTAATTGCAAGTTTACTGGTTTCATACATCTACACAGCTTTAATGATAACTGCAAAAGTGATTAGAATTATCAAAATTTTCTGGACAGTGACCAATCATTTCAGCATCTGGCTTTCTACGTGCCTcagtatcttttattttctcaagataACCAATTTCTCaaactgtatttttctttatctgaAGTGGAGAGTAAAAAAAGTGGTATCAGTGACATTGCTGGTGTctttgctcattttgtttttaaacattttagtcATAAACAGATGTATTGATGTCTGGATTGATGGACACGAAGCAAATATGTCCTACAGTGCTATCTCAAGTAAGTCTGCTCAATTTTCTAGACTTGTTTTACTTGTCAACACTATGTTCACACTCATACCATTCACTGTGTCCTTGACAATGTTTCTCCTGCTCATCCTCTCCCTGTGGAGACATCTGAAGAACATGTGGCACAATGCAGAAGGCTCCAGAAATGTCAGCACCACAGCTCATGTAAAGGCCTTGCAAACTGTGGTCACCTTCCTGTTACTGTATAcggttttctttctgtctcttctttcacTATGTTGGTTTGTTGACTTCAAGCAGAAAAGtctcatagttttgtttttacaggcAATGGGAATTGGTTTTCCCTCAGTCCATTCATGTGTCCTGATTCTAGAGAACAAGAAGCTGAGTCAATCCTTGCTTTCCATGCTTCGGTGGATGAGGTACAGGCTCAAAGATACAAAATGCTCTATTCCCTAA
- the LOC114710344 gene encoding taste receptor type 2 member 125-like, whose product MCDFLQFMLTVILSIESIREKLRNIFVALVNIMDWIKRRKISTVVQILTVLAISRISLFWSPYSDHRESEREKTPATTNTMFTLISFTVTLIAFLLLIFLLWRHLKNTQFIAKGSRDTSTTAHIKALKMVVTFLSLYTTFFLLLFLLFCNSNFKQKSPIILFLLALGFAFPSAHPWVLILENKKMR is encoded by the exons ATGTGTGATTTCCTACAGTTCATGTTGACTGTCATTTTAAGCATAGAATCAATAAGAGAAAagttaagaaatatatttgtggCTCTAGTGAACATTATGGACTGGATCAAGAGAAGAAAGATCTCTACAGTGGTTCAAATCCTCACTGTTCTGGCCATCTCTAGAATTTCTCTGTTCTGGTCACCCTACTCA gaccaccgtgaGAGTGAacg agaaaaaactccagctacaaccaaCACTATGTTCACACTCATTTCCTTCACTGTGACCCTGATTGCTTTCCTCTTGCTCATCTTCCTCCTGTGGAGACATCTGAAGAACACACAGTTCATTGCCAAAGGCTCCAGAGACACCAGCACCACAGCCCACATAAAGGCCCTGAAAATGGTGGTCACCTTCCTGTCACTGTATACcactttctttctgttgcttttccTACTGTTTTGTAACAGTAACTTTAAGCAGAAAAGtccaataattttgtttttactagCCCTGGGATTTGCTTTTCCCTCAGCCCATCCATGGGTCCTGATTCTAGAGAACAAGAAGATGAGATAG